In Priestia megaterium NBRC 15308 = ATCC 14581, the following proteins share a genomic window:
- a CDS encoding GNAT family N-acetyltransferase: protein MREQLKIASENDYIRIEQFLQKAGISTAGVEEHIHQFVIMENEEGELLATVGFEKEGVDGILRSLVVSPSLMQSDILLLFKSIVQLAQKHGVKQLYLLTNKASSLHFFQMMNFQQTSYSALPELLKEHSYLKKLPNPRDVYVMFYAAS, encoded by the coding sequence ATGAGAGAACAATTAAAAATTGCTAGTGAAAATGATTATATTCGAATTGAGCAGTTCTTACAAAAAGCGGGCATCAGCACAGCTGGCGTGGAAGAGCATATTCATCAATTTGTCATAATGGAAAATGAAGAAGGCGAGCTGCTAGCAACAGTTGGGTTTGAAAAAGAAGGTGTGGATGGAATTCTCCGCTCCCTTGTCGTGTCTCCTTCTTTAATGCAATCTGATATTCTGCTGCTATTTAAAAGCATCGTCCAGCTGGCTCAAAAGCATGGCGTGAAGCAACTATATTTACTAACAAATAAGGCATCTTCTCTACATTTTTTTCAAATGATGAATTTTCAGCAAACATCTTACAGTGCACTGCCTGAGTTGTTAAAAGAACATTCTTATTTAAAAAAGTTACCAAACCCTCGGGATGTCTATGTGATGTTTTATGCAGCTAGTTAA
- the prmC gene encoding peptide chain release factor N(5)-glutamine methyltransferase encodes MKVFEALKWASSFLKEAKRDENAGELLLRHHLQMTRTHLLGALQEELEEEILKRFEQDVHAHKAGMPVQYLIGTEEFYGRSFIVNEHVLIPRPETEELVYGMISRIKKEFQHQPIELLDIGTGSGAIAITLALELDRVEVTATDIAIESLSVAKENAQNLDAAVIFIQGDLLQPFLLSNQKFDVIVSNPPYIPADDELSTVVKDHEPNRALFGGKDGLDFYRRFMEELPYVTKSNSIIGFEVGVGQTKDVAEMLQKTFPTAFVECVYDINGKDRMVFAQLREN; translated from the coding sequence ATGAAAGTATTTGAAGCCCTTAAGTGGGCTTCTTCTTTTTTGAAAGAGGCAAAGCGAGATGAAAACGCGGGAGAACTCTTGCTTCGCCATCACTTGCAGATGACGAGAACTCATTTGCTAGGTGCTCTGCAGGAAGAACTAGAAGAAGAAATTCTAAAAAGATTTGAACAAGATGTCCATGCTCATAAAGCAGGTATGCCTGTACAATATCTAATTGGGACAGAAGAATTTTACGGGCGTTCATTTATTGTAAACGAACATGTATTAATTCCAAGGCCCGAAACGGAAGAGCTGGTATACGGAATGATTTCTCGAATAAAAAAAGAATTTCAACACCAGCCTATTGAGCTTTTAGATATTGGAACGGGAAGTGGGGCAATTGCTATCACTTTAGCTTTGGAGCTTGACAGAGTGGAAGTTACAGCAACAGATATAGCTATAGAATCTTTAAGCGTAGCTAAAGAAAATGCTCAAAACCTGGACGCTGCTGTCATATTTATACAGGGAGATCTATTACAACCATTTTTATTATCGAATCAGAAATTTGATGTAATTGTGTCTAATCCGCCTTATATTCCAGCAGATGATGAGTTGTCCACAGTGGTAAAAGATCATGAGCCAAACCGAGCTCTTTTTGGTGGAAAAGATGGCCTGGATTTTTATCGACGTTTCATGGAAGAGTTGCCATATGTGACGAAGTCAAATAGTATTATTGGATTTGAAGTCGGGGTCGGACAGACAAAAGATGTAGCTGAGATGCTGCAAAAAACGTTTCCGACAGCTTTTGTAGAATGTGTATATGATATTAATGGAAAAGATCGAATGGTTTTTGCACAACTTCGCGAGAACTAA
- the rho gene encoding transcription termination factor Rho: MNLTLSSLENMKLKELYEHAREYKVSYYSKLTKKELVFAILKAQAEQDGLLFMEGVLEIIQSEGFGFLRPINYSPSSEDIYISASQIRRFDLRNGDKVSGKVRPPKENERYYGLLHVEAVNGEDPETSKDRVHFPALTPIYPNEQMLLETQPRSFSTRIIDLISPIGFGQRGLIVAPPKAGKTMLLKEIANSITTNHPDAELIVLLIDERPEEVTDIERSVDGDVVSSTFDEVPENHIKVAELVLERAMRLVEHKKDVVILMDSITRLARAYNLVIPPSGRTLSGGIDPAAFHRPKRFFGAARNIEDGGSLTILATALIDTGSRMDDVIYEEFKGTGNMELHLDRSLAEKRIFPAIDIRRSGTRKEELLIPKEHLDHLWAIRKSMADAPDFAEKFLKRLRQTKTNEEFFSMLTEEKKTLLANKR, encoded by the coding sequence ATGAACTTAACATTATCCAGTTTAGAAAATATGAAATTAAAAGAGCTGTATGAACATGCTCGTGAGTATAAAGTTTCGTACTATAGTAAATTAACGAAAAAAGAACTTGTCTTTGCTATTTTAAAGGCTCAAGCTGAACAAGATGGGCTTTTATTTATGGAAGGCGTTCTTGAAATTATTCAGTCAGAAGGATTCGGTTTCCTACGACCAATTAACTATTCACCGAGTTCAGAAGATATTTATATCTCAGCTTCACAAATTCGTCGCTTCGATCTGCGTAATGGAGACAAGGTATCGGGGAAAGTTCGTCCTCCAAAAGAAAATGAGCGTTACTACGGATTATTACATGTAGAAGCGGTAAACGGAGAAGATCCGGAAACGTCAAAAGATCGCGTGCATTTTCCAGCGCTAACGCCTATTTATCCAAATGAACAAATGCTGCTAGAAACTCAGCCAAGAAGTTTCTCTACGCGTATTATTGACTTGATTTCACCAATTGGATTTGGGCAAAGGGGACTAATTGTCGCGCCGCCAAAAGCAGGTAAAACGATGCTGTTAAAAGAAATTGCCAATAGCATTACAACGAATCATCCTGATGCAGAATTGATTGTTCTTCTTATTGATGAACGTCCTGAGGAAGTGACGGACATTGAGCGTTCGGTTGACGGTGATGTTGTCAGTTCTACATTTGACGAAGTGCCAGAAAACCACATTAAAGTAGCGGAACTTGTACTTGAACGTGCGATGAGATTAGTCGAACACAAAAAAGATGTTGTCATTTTGATGGATAGCATCACAAGACTTGCTCGTGCTTATAACTTAGTTATTCCACCGAGCGGTCGTACACTATCAGGGGGTATTGACCCGGCTGCTTTTCACCGTCCAAAACGATTCTTTGGAGCTGCTCGTAACATTGAAGATGGAGGCAGCTTAACCATTCTAGCAACAGCCTTAATTGATACAGGCTCTCGTATGGATGATGTTATTTATGAAGAATTTAAAGGTACAGGTAACATGGAACTGCATCTAGATCGTTCACTAGCTGAAAAACGTATCTTCCCTGCGATTGACATTCGTCGCTCAGGCACACGTAAAGAAGAGCTGCTAATTCCAAAAGAGCATTTAGACCACTTATGGGCAATTCGTAAATCAATGGCAGATGCTCCTGATTTTGCAGAAAAATTCTTAAAACGTTTACGTCAAACAAAGACAAATGAAGAATTCTTCTCGATGTTAACGGAAGAGAAAAAAACGCTTCTAGCAAATAAACGATAA
- a CDS encoding manganese efflux pump MntP family protein: protein MNVSQLISEMITLVIMAFALGMDAFSVGLGMGLIRLRFRQIFYIGVVIGVFHIWMPLLGMFIGRLLSDKLGMFATYGGGILLLILGAQMIYSSFKHDDTPFIKPVGFGLLFFALSVSLDSFSVGLSLGIFGARTFLTIIVFGVVSMLLTWLGLLLGRRVQGWIGSYSEALGGSILLAFGIKLLLPF, encoded by the coding sequence ATGAATGTATCTCAGTTAATTAGTGAAATGATCACATTAGTCATTATGGCGTTTGCCTTAGGAATGGATGCTTTCTCAGTTGGTTTGGGAATGGGATTAATTCGTTTACGCTTTCGCCAAATTTTCTACATTGGTGTTGTTATCGGTGTATTTCATATTTGGATGCCGCTGTTAGGCATGTTTATTGGACGACTTTTGTCTGATAAACTTGGAATGTTTGCTACCTATGGCGGTGGAATTTTATTGTTGATTCTTGGGGCGCAGATGATTTATTCATCCTTTAAGCATGACGATACGCCGTTTATCAAACCAGTTGGCTTTGGACTGTTATTTTTTGCGCTCAGCGTGAGTCTAGATAGTTTTTCTGTTGGACTTAGCTTAGGTATTTTTGGGGCAAGAACGTTTTTGACCATTATTGTTTTTGGCGTAGTGAGTATGCTATTAACTTGGTTAGGATTGCTGCTAGGCAGAAGAGTACAAGGTTGGATTGGTTCATATAGTGAGGCACTGGGCGGGAGCATTTTATTAGCTTTTGGAATCAAATTGTTATTACCTTTTTAA
- a CDS encoding L-threonylcarbamoyladenylate synthase: METKLWVVDNFTNEKDIYPQIEEAADLLRNHEVVAFPTETVYGLGGDATSDKAVDKIFAAKGRPSDNPLIVHIGDKEQLHTFVESIPSKAEKVIDAFWPGPLTVILPKKDRVSDKVTAGLNSIAVRMPSHPVALALLKKVALPIAAPSANLSGKPSPTLAHHVMNDLEGRISGVVDGGATGVGVESTVLDCTEEIPIILRPGGITQKELENVIGPVKVDRALLSDKEAPKSPGMKYTHYAPDAPLVIVDGSSDFFQSIIDRYKDQGKRVGVLTTSEHEDAYKADAVITCGSRSNLETVASHLYESLRSFNECDVDVIVSESFSEEGVGHAVMNRLMKAAGHHVIKQ; this comes from the coding sequence ATGGAAACTAAGTTATGGGTTGTGGATAATTTTACGAACGAAAAAGATATTTATCCACAGATAGAAGAAGCAGCAGATTTGCTGCGCAATCACGAAGTGGTTGCTTTTCCTACAGAGACGGTGTATGGACTAGGAGGAGATGCAACATCGGATAAAGCTGTGGATAAAATTTTTGCAGCGAAAGGACGTCCTAGTGATAACCCTCTTATTGTTCATATTGGAGATAAAGAGCAGCTTCATACATTTGTAGAGTCGATTCCTTCAAAAGCAGAGAAAGTGATTGATGCTTTTTGGCCGGGTCCTCTTACAGTAATATTGCCCAAAAAAGATCGAGTTTCAGATAAGGTTACGGCTGGTTTAAACAGCATTGCAGTGAGAATGCCATCACATCCGGTAGCCCTCGCATTATTAAAAAAAGTGGCTTTGCCTATCGCAGCTCCTAGTGCAAACCTTTCCGGTAAGCCAAGTCCCACTCTAGCTCATCATGTGATGAATGATTTAGAAGGGCGTATTAGCGGAGTTGTAGATGGAGGAGCAACAGGGGTAGGAGTAGAGTCGACTGTCCTTGATTGTACTGAAGAGATTCCTATTATTTTACGTCCGGGCGGCATTACTCAGAAAGAGTTGGAAAATGTCATTGGTCCCGTAAAAGTAGATCGAGCGTTACTAAGTGATAAAGAAGCGCCAAAATCTCCAGGTATGAAATACACGCATTACGCACCTGATGCACCGCTTGTCATTGTTGACGGCAGTTCAGATTTTTTCCAATCTATTATCGATCGCTATAAAGATCAGGGTAAGCGAGTGGGGGTATTAACGACATCTGAACATGAAGATGCGTATAAAGCGGATGCGGTTATCACATGTGGATCTCGTTCAAATTTAGAGACGGTTGCTAGCCACTTATACGAGTCGCTTCGTTCATTTAATGAGTGTGACGTAGATGTTATCGTTAGTGAAAGTTTTTCTGAAGAAGGAGTCGGTCATGCCGTTATGAACCGATTAATGAAAGCTGCAGGACATCACGTGATTAAGCAATAA
- a CDS encoding thymidine kinase — protein sequence MKQSGWIEVICGSMFSGKSEELIRRVRRTQFAKQKAQVFKPAIDNRYSEEAVVSHNGTSVMAYSISASRDILKRVDEETDVVAIDEVQFFDTDILEIVQSLADQGFRVIVAGLDQDFKGEPFGQMPQLMAIAESVTKLQAVCASCGSPASRTQRLINGEPASYDDPIILVGASESYEPRCRHCHVVQKSKGQAVSVDSSEMVER from the coding sequence ATGAAACAAAGCGGTTGGATAGAAGTAATTTGTGGCAGTATGTTTTCAGGGAAATCAGAAGAGTTAATTCGACGTGTGCGCCGCACGCAGTTTGCTAAACAAAAAGCACAAGTGTTCAAGCCTGCAATCGATAATCGATATAGCGAAGAAGCGGTTGTTTCACATAATGGTACATCTGTTATGGCTTATTCAATCTCGGCATCGCGCGATATTTTAAAGCGAGTAGATGAAGAGACAGACGTAGTAGCGATAGATGAAGTACAGTTTTTTGACACAGATATTTTAGAAATTGTTCAATCTTTAGCGGATCAAGGCTTTCGTGTGATTGTAGCGGGGTTAGATCAAGACTTCAAAGGTGAACCTTTTGGACAAATGCCGCAGTTAATGGCTATTGCAGAGTCGGTAACAAAGCTACAGGCTGTGTGCGCTTCATGTGGCTCTCCTGCGAGCCGTACGCAGCGTTTGATTAACGGTGAGCCTGCTTCTTATGACGACCCTATTATTTTAGTCGGTGCGTCTGAATCGTACGAACCAAGATGTCGTCATTGCCACGTTGTGCAAAAGTCTAAAGGACAAGCGGTGTCTGTGGACTCAAGTGAAATGGTCGAAAGATAA
- the prfA gene encoding peptide chain release factor 1: protein MFDRLEAVEARYEKLNELLSDPEIVNNPSKLREYSKEQSDIQQTVAAYQEYKDVKEQLSEAKTMLEDKLDADMRDMVKEEIAELETQQEELVEKLRILLIPKDPNDDKNVIMEVRGAAGGDEAALFAANLYRMYSRFAESQGWKTEVMEATTTGVGGYKEIIFMINGKGAYSKMKFENGAHRVQRVPETESGGRIHTSTATVACLPEAEEVEVDIHEKDIRVDTFASSGPGGQSVNTTMSAVRLTHLPTNTVVSCQDEKSQIKNKEKAMKVLRARVYDKFQREAQAEYDATRKQAVGSGDRSERIRTYNFPQNRVTDHRIGLTIQKLDQILEGKLDEIIDALVMEDQARRMEDSN from the coding sequence GTGTTTGATCGTTTAGAAGCGGTAGAGGCGCGCTATGAGAAGTTAAACGAACTTCTGAGTGACCCTGAGATCGTAAACAACCCCTCTAAGTTGAGAGAATATTCGAAGGAACAATCAGATATACAACAAACGGTAGCGGCTTATCAGGAATACAAAGATGTAAAAGAGCAGTTATCAGAAGCGAAAACGATGCTTGAAGATAAGCTTGATGCGGATATGCGTGACATGGTAAAAGAAGAAATTGCCGAGTTAGAAACGCAGCAAGAAGAGCTAGTTGAAAAGCTACGTATTTTATTAATTCCAAAAGATCCAAACGATGATAAAAACGTAATCATGGAGGTTCGTGGAGCGGCTGGTGGAGATGAAGCAGCATTATTCGCAGCTAATTTGTACCGCATGTATTCGCGCTTTGCTGAATCCCAAGGCTGGAAAACAGAAGTAATGGAAGCAACGACTACTGGAGTAGGCGGTTATAAAGAAATTATCTTTATGATTAACGGTAAAGGTGCGTACTCAAAGATGAAATTTGAAAACGGTGCACACCGTGTTCAACGAGTTCCTGAAACAGAATCAGGCGGTCGTATTCATACATCTACAGCGACGGTAGCATGTCTTCCTGAAGCGGAAGAAGTCGAAGTGGACATTCATGAAAAAGACATCCGTGTAGATACATTTGCTTCAAGTGGACCTGGTGGCCAAAGTGTTAATACGACGATGTCAGCCGTTCGTTTAACGCATTTACCAACAAATACAGTGGTATCATGTCAAGATGAAAAGTCTCAAATTAAAAATAAAGAAAAAGCAATGAAAGTATTGCGTGCTCGCGTGTACGATAAGTTCCAGCGAGAAGCACAAGCAGAGTACGATGCAACGCGCAAACAAGCAGTTGGATCTGGAGATCGCTCCGAGCGTATCCGTACGTATAACTTCCCGCAAAATCGCGTAACGGACCACCGTATTGGTCTGACGATTCAAAAGCTAGATCAAATCTTAGAAGGCAAGCTTGATGAAATTATCGATGCATTAGTCATGGAAGACCAAGCGCGCCGAATGGAAGATTCGAACTAA
- the spoIIR gene encoding stage II sporulation protein R gives MKKYAIIYFILLIIGANAQLIYTHNQVQADQPAVIPDEAIRLRILANSDGEKDQYVKRLIRDRVNEQITEWVKNLTSVTVARKTIKENLPALETIAKEVLKEEGVNESVHVKFGKVEFPTKLYGQFLYPAGEYEAVLITLGKGEGANWWCVLFPPLCFLDFSNGEAVKAPEPSEEEPKEEKEKPAASESKSADKTDDKSAESKEPAVKTEIQSATITSDSIEQKAEEPSQPTVSSTEVIAKDTSSTVKEETSAKAEKKESKEAEKSVSSKKKADSKSKEDSVEVKFFVVEWVSSVFN, from the coding sequence ATGAAGAAATATGCTATCATTTATTTTATTTTATTAATTATTGGAGCAAATGCTCAACTTATATATACACATAACCAAGTGCAGGCAGATCAGCCTGCAGTCATTCCAGACGAGGCAATTCGACTGCGCATTTTAGCAAACAGCGACGGTGAAAAAGACCAGTACGTAAAACGTCTGATTCGTGACCGCGTGAACGAACAAATCACAGAATGGGTAAAAAATTTAACATCTGTAACTGTAGCTCGAAAAACAATTAAAGAAAATTTGCCGGCGCTTGAAACAATTGCGAAAGAAGTGCTAAAAGAAGAAGGCGTAAATGAATCTGTTCATGTTAAATTCGGAAAAGTAGAGTTTCCTACTAAGTTGTACGGTCAGTTCTTATATCCAGCAGGTGAGTATGAAGCCGTGCTTATTACTCTTGGCAAAGGAGAGGGAGCAAACTGGTGGTGCGTACTATTTCCTCCTTTATGCTTCTTAGATTTCTCAAACGGTGAAGCGGTAAAAGCGCCGGAGCCATCTGAAGAAGAGCCAAAGGAAGAAAAAGAGAAACCAGCAGCTTCTGAATCAAAATCTGCAGACAAAACAGATGACAAATCGGCTGAAAGTAAAGAACCCGCAGTGAAAACAGAAATTCAATCTGCAACTATTACATCGGATTCTATTGAGCAGAAAGCTGAGGAACCTTCTCAACCAACAGTATCTTCTACAGAAGTAATTGCAAAAGATACAAGCAGCACAGTAAAGGAAGAAACAAGTGCTAAGGCTGAAAAAAAGGAAAGTAAAGAAGCTGAAAAATCTGTTTCATCTAAGAAAAAAGCTGATTCTAAATCAAAAGAAGATTCCGTAGAAGTTAAGTTTTTTGTAGTAGAATGGGTATCGTCAGTATTTAATTAA
- the rpmE gene encoding 50S ribosomal protein L31, which translates to MKTGIHPNYKTVMVKCTCGNEFESGSVKEEIRVETCSECHPFYTGRQKFAEAGGRVDRFNKKYGLK; encoded by the coding sequence ATGAAAACAGGAATTCATCCAAACTATAAAACAGTTATGGTTAAATGTACTTGCGGAAACGAATTTGAAAGTGGTTCTGTAAAAGAAGAGATCCGCGTTGAGACTTGTTCTGAATGTCACCCATTCTACACTGGTCGTCAAAAATTCGCTGAAGCTGGTGGCCGTGTTGATCGCTTCAACAAAAAATACGGTCTTAAATAA